One Sodalis praecaptivus DNA segment encodes these proteins:
- a CDS encoding tyrosine-type recombinase/integrase → MAVRKLPTGKWLCESYPNGTHGKRIRKQFMTKGEALSYERRLINYATGKDNTGNAPTLSYLISRWYEMHGKTLSSGEERKAKLEAVCMRLNDPLACYFDKSMFASYRERRLSGEWNPKGKKRLSEATVNREQSYLHAVFSELKRLGEWQGDNPLDGIRQFREGEQELSFLYDAEIRRLLDACDQSSNEHLGIIVRVCLATGARWSEAQNLRQSQILPGRITFTHTKSKKNRTVPISSQLQNLLPSNRGSLFKPAYEAFKASLKRASIELPCGQRTHVLRHTFASHFMMRGGNILVLQQILGHSTILMTMRYAHFAPDHLDAAMKLNPFDNLTK, encoded by the coding sequence ATGGCAGTACGGAAATTACCTACAGGGAAATGGCTATGCGAAAGCTATCCAAACGGGACACATGGCAAACGCATACGCAAACAATTTATGACAAAAGGCGAGGCGCTATCTTACGAACGTCGTCTGATCAACTATGCCACAGGTAAAGACAATACTGGCAATGCTCCAACGCTTTCATATCTTATTAGCCGTTGGTATGAAATGCATGGGAAAACACTATCTTCGGGTGAAGAGAGAAAAGCAAAGCTGGAAGCAGTATGCATGCGGCTAAATGACCCTTTAGCCTGTTACTTCGATAAAAGCATGTTCGCCTCATATCGTGAGCGCAGGCTAAGCGGAGAGTGGAATCCAAAAGGTAAAAAGCGGCTCAGCGAAGCAACGGTTAACCGTGAACAGTCTTATCTTCATGCGGTCTTTAGTGAACTGAAGCGGCTAGGAGAGTGGCAAGGAGATAACCCCTTGGATGGCATCAGGCAGTTTCGGGAGGGGGAACAAGAGCTATCATTTCTCTATGATGCGGAAATCAGACGTTTATTAGATGCCTGCGATCAATCAAGTAATGAACATCTGGGGATCATCGTACGGGTCTGTCTGGCCACCGGGGCAAGATGGAGCGAAGCCCAAAATTTACGGCAGTCTCAAATCCTCCCGGGTCGCATCACCTTCACACATACCAAAAGCAAAAAAAACCGGACTGTCCCTATTTCTTCTCAACTTCAAAACCTGCTGCCGTCAAACAGGGGTAGCCTGTTTAAACCAGCCTATGAAGCATTCAAGGCATCGCTGAAAAGGGCATCGATTGAATTACCTTGTGGGCAACGCACACATGTGTTGCGTCATACGTTCGCTAGCCATTTTATGATGCGTGGGGGGAACATTTTAGTGCTTCAGCAAATACTTGGACATAGCACAATTTTGATGACTATGCGATATGCCCATTTTGCCCCTGATCACTTGGATGCTGCCATGAAATTGAACCCATTCGATAACCTCACCAAGTAA
- the pgsA gene encoding CDP-diacylglycerol--glycerol-3-phosphate 3-phosphatidyltransferase codes for MQLNIPTWLTLFRVVMIPFFVLAFYLPFKWAPLSCALIFVLAAVTDWFDGFLARRWKQTTRFGAFLDPVADKVMVATALVLVAEHFHSWWITLPAATMIAREIIISALREWMAEIGKRSSVAVSWIGKVKTTAQMLALVALLWRPDDIVSGIGIVALYIAAVLTFWSMFQYLYAARHDLFEH; via the coding sequence ATGCAACTGAATATACCGACTTGGCTTACCCTGTTCCGTGTCGTCATGATACCGTTCTTTGTTTTGGCCTTTTATCTGCCTTTCAAATGGGCGCCGCTGAGTTGCGCACTCATTTTTGTCCTGGCGGCGGTGACGGATTGGTTTGACGGTTTCCTGGCCCGGCGTTGGAAACAAACCACCCGCTTTGGCGCGTTTCTCGATCCGGTCGCGGATAAAGTGATGGTCGCCACAGCGCTGGTGCTGGTGGCGGAACATTTTCATTCATGGTGGATAACGCTGCCCGCGGCGACCATGATTGCCCGTGAGATTATCATCTCTGCGTTGCGGGAGTGGATGGCGGAGATAGGCAAACGTAGCAGCGTCGCGGTTTCGTGGATTGGTAAAGTCAAAACCACCGCGCAAATGCTGGCACTGGTGGCGCTGCTGTGGCGTCCAGACGACATCGTATCGGGGATAGGTATCGTCGCGCTGTATATTGCGGCGGTGCTGACTTTCTGGTCAATGTTCCAATATTTGTATGCCGCCCGGCACGATTTGTTCGAGCATTGA
- the uvrC gene encoding excinuclease ABC subunit UvrC, whose amino-acid sequence MTDSFNAKQFLSTVTSQPGVYSMYDASGTVIYVGKAKDLKKRLASYFRAQVASRKTEALVKSIHHIDVTITHTETEALLLEHNYIKLYQPRYNVLLRDDKSYPFIFLSSDAHSRIASHRGAKHAKGDYFGPFPNGYAVKETLALLQKLFPIRQCEDSVYRNRSRPCLQYQIGRCLGPCVQGLVSDEEYQQQVEYVRLFLSGKDQQVLNQLVERMELASRALNFEDAARARDQIQAVRRVTEKQFVSGDREDLDVIGVSFDAGMACVHVLFIRQGKVLGSRSYFPKVPAGTELAEVVQTFVGQFYLQGSQMRSLPGEILLDFTLPEKTLLAASLSEQAGRKIQIQTQPRGDRARYLKLARTNAATALVTKLSQQSTVHQRLAALAELLGIEQVNRMECFDISHTMGEQTIASCVVFDGNGPVRAEYRRYNIEGITPGDDYAAMDQVLRRRYGKALEEKKIPDVVIIDGGKGQLGMAKAVFEELDVPWDKSRVVLLGVAKGVDRKAGLETLFLEPHGEGIALPPDSPALHVIQHIRDDSHNHAITGHRNKRAKVKNTSALELIEGVGPRRRQSLLKYMGGLQPLRNASVEEIAQVPGISGALAEKIFNALKH is encoded by the coding sequence GTGACTGACAGTTTTAACGCCAAACAATTCCTGAGCACCGTGACCAGCCAGCCTGGCGTCTATAGCATGTATGATGCATCCGGTACGGTGATTTATGTCGGCAAGGCTAAAGATCTGAAAAAGCGCCTGGCGAGCTATTTTCGTGCCCAGGTTGCCAGCCGCAAGACCGAAGCGCTGGTGAAAAGCATTCACCATATTGATGTGACCATTACCCATACGGAAACCGAAGCGCTGCTGCTTGAGCATAACTACATTAAGCTGTATCAGCCACGCTACAACGTATTGCTGCGCGACGACAAATCCTATCCCTTCATTTTCCTCAGCAGCGACGCGCATTCCCGCATCGCGTCCCATCGCGGGGCCAAACATGCGAAAGGGGATTACTTCGGGCCGTTTCCCAATGGTTATGCGGTAAAAGAGACGCTGGCCCTGTTGCAGAAGCTGTTTCCCATACGCCAATGCGAGGACAGCGTGTATCGCAACCGTTCACGCCCGTGCCTGCAGTATCAGATAGGTCGCTGTCTGGGGCCTTGCGTACAGGGGCTGGTCAGCGATGAGGAATATCAGCAGCAGGTGGAATATGTGCGCTTGTTTCTGTCAGGCAAAGATCAACAGGTGCTTAACCAGCTTGTGGAGCGGATGGAGCTGGCCAGCCGTGCGCTAAACTTTGAGGATGCGGCGCGCGCGCGCGATCAGATCCAGGCGGTGCGCCGCGTGACGGAAAAACAGTTCGTTTCCGGCGACCGGGAAGACCTGGACGTCATCGGCGTGTCGTTTGACGCCGGTATGGCCTGCGTCCATGTCCTGTTTATCCGCCAGGGGAAAGTGTTGGGTAGCCGCAGTTATTTTCCCAAAGTGCCTGCCGGCACGGAACTGGCGGAAGTGGTGCAGACGTTTGTCGGCCAATTCTATTTGCAGGGCAGCCAGATGCGCTCGCTTCCGGGCGAAATTCTTTTGGATTTCACGCTGCCTGAAAAAACGCTGCTGGCGGCGTCGCTAAGCGAGCAGGCGGGCAGAAAAATTCAGATCCAGACGCAGCCGCGCGGCGACCGCGCCCGTTATTTAAAGCTGGCCCGTACCAATGCCGCGACGGCGCTGGTGACTAAACTGTCGCAACAGTCGACGGTACATCAGCGTTTAGCCGCGCTGGCAGAGCTATTGGGTATCGAGCAGGTCAACCGAATGGAATGTTTTGACATCAGTCATACGATGGGGGAGCAGACCATCGCTTCCTGCGTCGTCTTTGACGGCAACGGGCCGGTACGCGCCGAATACCGCCGCTATAATATTGAAGGTATTACGCCCGGCGATGATTATGCCGCCATGGATCAGGTCCTGCGCCGGCGTTATGGTAAGGCGCTCGAAGAAAAGAAAATCCCCGACGTGGTGATTATCGATGGTGGTAAAGGTCAATTGGGTATGGCCAAAGCGGTGTTCGAGGAGTTGGACGTACCTTGGGACAAATCGCGCGTCGTGTTGCTCGGCGTGGCGAAAGGCGTAGACCGCAAAGCCGGCCTCGAAACGCTGTTTTTAGAACCCCATGGCGAGGGAATAGCGCTGCCGCCGGATTCGCCTGCCCTGCATGTGATTCAGCATATCCGCGATGATTCACACAACCATGCGATTACCGGCCATCGCAATAAACGTGCTAAGGTAAAAAATACCAGCGCGCTGGAATTGATTGAAGGTGTAGGGCCACGGCGTCGACAGTCACTGCTGAAGTACATGGGCGGCCTTCAGCCGTTACGCAATGCCAGCGTGGAGGAAATTGCCCAAGTGCCGGGTATTTCAGGCGCCTTGGCAGAAAAAATATTTAATGCGTTGAAACACTAG
- the uvrY gene encoding UvrY/SirA/GacA family response regulator transcription factor — MISVFLVDDHELVRAGIRRILEDIKGFKVVGEAHCGEDAVKWCRNNCVNVVLMDMNMPGIGGLEATRKIVRFSPDIKVIMLTIYTENPLPAKVMQAGAAGYLSKAAAPREVICAIRAVNAGKRYIASDIAQQMALSQLEPQAETPFECLSERELQIMLMITRGQKVTDISEQLNLSPKTVNSYRYRIFSKLNISGDVELTHLAIRHGLFNTEILLSSD, encoded by the coding sequence TTGATAAGCGTTTTTCTTGTTGATGACCACGAATTGGTGCGCGCAGGGATACGACGCATTCTTGAAGATATCAAAGGCTTCAAAGTCGTTGGCGAGGCACACTGTGGCGAAGATGCGGTAAAGTGGTGCCGCAACAATTGCGTCAACGTCGTGTTAATGGATATGAATATGCCGGGCATTGGCGGGCTGGAGGCCACGCGCAAAATCGTGCGCTTTTCGCCGGATATCAAAGTTATCATGCTGACCATTTACACAGAAAACCCATTACCTGCTAAAGTAATGCAGGCCGGGGCCGCAGGATACCTGAGCAAAGCCGCCGCTCCGCGCGAGGTCATCTGCGCCATTCGCGCGGTGAATGCCGGTAAACGCTACATCGCGTCCGATATCGCCCAGCAGATGGCCCTGAGTCAGCTGGAGCCGCAGGCGGAAACCCCCTTTGAATGTTTGTCCGAACGGGAACTCCAAATTATGCTGATGATTACCCGCGGGCAAAAGGTCACCGATATTTCGGAGCAGCTCAATTTGAGCCCTAAAACCGTTAATAGCTATCGTTACCGGATATTTAGTAAACTAAACATCAGCGGTGATGTAGAATTAACCCATCTGGCCATTCGCCACGGGTTGTTCAATACGGAGATTTTATTAAGTAGTGACTGA
- a CDS encoding DUF2594 family protein → MGNVEFTTDSETAVLAQELNCMKAMMSLLLKAIGQADAGKVIIKMEKYISQLDDPEQQAVFTSTVKQITHAYRQ, encoded by the coding sequence ATGGGCAACGTTGAATTTACCACCGATAGCGAAACCGCGGTACTGGCACAAGAACTCAACTGCATGAAGGCGATGATGTCGCTGCTGTTAAAAGCCATTGGGCAAGCCGATGCCGGCAAGGTCATCATAAAAATGGAGAAATACATCAGCCAGCTTGATGATCCCGAACAGCAAGCAGTATTTACCAGTACCGTAAAACAGATAACCCACGCTTATCGTCAATAA
- a CDS encoding GlpM family protein, which produces MTLLFKALLGALVVVLIALLSKTRNYYIAGLLPLFPTFALLAHYIVGSERGSEALRMTILFGIWAVIPYLVYLISLYGFVGAMRLPLALSSAVVCWGLAAWLLIIVWRRWYGLN; this is translated from the coding sequence ATGACGCTGCTGTTCAAAGCCCTGCTGGGCGCATTAGTGGTGGTGCTAATCGCGCTGCTGTCCAAAACCCGTAACTACTATATTGCCGGTCTGTTGCCGCTATTCCCCACCTTTGCGCTTCTCGCCCATTATATCGTCGGTTCCGAGCGCGGCAGCGAAGCGCTGCGCATGACGATTCTTTTTGGTATTTGGGCCGTCATCCCCTATCTGGTCTACCTGATATCCCTGTATGGCTTTGTCGGCGCCATGCGCTTGCCGCTGGCGCTGTCCAGCGCCGTGGTCTGCTGGGGACTCGCCGCATGGCTATTGATCATCGTCTGGCGCCGCTGGTATGGACTCAATTAA
- a CDS encoding helix-turn-helix domain-containing protein, giving the protein MKDENARIIHDNTVEGEIPSSKIERWRSGVNASLLQSHFTRSQVDILNWSVEAHHFDIFICGHIRATGQTFVNFPSHGGDLNDHFLLVIMLEGGIEGNLGRLALSLEPEDILLIDVLQPLNLKLKEGRDTSLAHAMYVVIPRQLLVEIDDTASLHGKVIRRGELLNKLIASHVHQLMAYSIDITATEASRIARPVIDFLISAIKTSVSFGQPLMADTRLLVISRICQYIHQHLQLPGLTADLIGQQYGLSRSSLYRLFEPYGGVAAHIRKKRLTAATRMLLHPRYSRWRIAEIAYYWHLEPATFNRLFITTYGTTPSQARKQRQDIWALDAMEESQVAWLRSL; this is encoded by the coding sequence ATGAAAGACGAAAACGCTCGAATTATTCATGACAATACAGTTGAGGGGGAAATACCTTCCTCAAAGATTGAACGCTGGCGCTCAGGCGTCAATGCCTCTCTGCTGCAATCGCATTTCACCCGTTCGCAGGTGGACATCCTCAATTGGAGTGTCGAAGCGCATCATTTTGATATTTTTATCTGCGGGCATATTCGGGCCACGGGGCAAACGTTTGTGAATTTCCCCTCACACGGCGGCGATTTGAATGATCATTTTTTGTTGGTCATTATGCTGGAAGGGGGCATAGAGGGTAACCTGGGACGACTTGCTCTATCCCTTGAACCTGAAGATATTTTGCTGATCGATGTTTTGCAGCCGCTTAACCTGAAGTTGAAAGAGGGGCGCGACACGTCGCTGGCGCACGCCATGTATGTCGTCATTCCGCGCCAGCTATTGGTGGAGATAGACGATACCGCTTCGTTGCATGGCAAGGTCATTCGCCGCGGCGAATTACTCAATAAACTTATCGCCAGCCATGTTCATCAACTTATGGCCTACAGCATTGACATCACCGCCACCGAGGCGAGCCGCATCGCCCGTCCGGTGATTGATTTTTTGATAAGCGCTATTAAGACTTCGGTCAGTTTCGGCCAGCCGCTGATGGCGGATACCCGGCTTTTGGTGATCAGCCGGATCTGCCAATACATTCATCAGCATCTGCAATTACCCGGCTTGACCGCGGATCTCATAGGCCAGCAGTATGGTTTATCCCGTTCGTCATTATATCGGTTATTTGAGCCCTATGGTGGCGTGGCCGCGCATATCCGCAAAAAACGCCTCACGGCGGCCACGCGTATGCTTTTGCACCCGCGCTATAGCCGCTGGCGCATTGCCGAGATCGCCTATTATTGGCATTTAGAGCCGGCCACGTTTAATCGTCTGTTTATTACGACCTATGGCACCACACCTTCACAGGCGCGCAAACAGCGTCAGGATATTTGGGCGTTGGATGCGATGGAAGAATCACAGGTCGCGTGGTTACGCTCGCTTTAG
- a CDS encoding GhoT/OrtT family toxin has product MDTLTTWQLIVASYLAGIAVTGFLTFFFSRDPSLGIRLLCSALIAVTWPLSFPLVLIFILL; this is encoded by the coding sequence ATGGACACGCTGACAACATGGCAACTCATTGTAGCAAGCTACCTCGCGGGTATTGCCGTTACCGGGTTTTTAACGTTTTTCTTCAGCCGCGATCCGTCCCTCGGGATACGCCTACTGTGCTCAGCTCTGATAGCTGTAACCTGGCCGCTCAGCTTTCCACTGGTGCTCATTTTTATCCTGCTATAG
- a CDS encoding PAS domain-containing protein, producing MDCSNPSSDTILNIDSLGKIPLIAIMEHASIPWAIKDTESRIVYMNNAAVECLNLPVGFDFEGRKDEELPHPCSEFAEEIQAQDRKAEASREGTETIITSYFGREGHMAPFYTPKFPLYDNEGNVIGTMLYQKKFEFIHLCDFFNDLSPSVITLDTPDNTFNEKELDIIFYALQRMDEKEIANNLHLSQRAVEKRLNTLYSKLGINTLSALRDYCHHSGHNRYIPKKLLRSGVNFFW from the coding sequence ATGGATTGCAGCAATCCGTCATCGGACACTATTTTGAATATTGATTCTTTGGGGAAAATTCCCCTCATCGCCATCATGGAACACGCTTCCATTCCTTGGGCGATAAAAGATACGGAATCAAGGATAGTCTATATGAATAACGCGGCCGTTGAATGTCTCAATCTCCCGGTAGGTTTCGATTTTGAAGGCCGCAAAGATGAAGAGTTACCGCATCCTTGCTCTGAATTTGCCGAAGAGATCCAAGCACAGGACAGAAAGGCGGAAGCCAGTAGAGAGGGCACGGAAACTATTATAACCTCCTATTTCGGCCGCGAGGGACATATGGCCCCCTTTTACACGCCAAAATTCCCCCTGTATGATAATGAGGGAAACGTTATAGGGACCATGCTTTATCAGAAAAAATTTGAATTTATTCATCTCTGCGATTTCTTTAACGACCTTTCCCCCTCGGTAATCACGCTTGACACACCCGATAATACTTTTAATGAAAAAGAATTAGATATTATATTTTATGCGCTACAGCGCATGGATGAAAAGGAGATAGCCAATAATCTGCATCTATCCCAAAGGGCCGTCGAAAAAAGATTGAATACCCTTTATAGCAAACTCGGTATCAACACTCTCAGCGCGCTCAGAGATTACTGCCATCATTCCGGACATAATCGCTACATACCCAAAAAACTTCTGCGCTCCGGCGTTAATTTTTTCTGGTGA
- a CDS encoding acyltransferase family protein, with translation MAKGSAINYRPDIDGLRAIAVMSVLMYHAFPILFRSGYVGVDIFFVISGFLITSIIRKEILKGEFSLLSFYKKRVRRIYPALILTLLGVVFLSWFLLSTTEFATALKHVIFSSLFTENFLLWSEDSYFDKASIFKPTLHIWSLAIEEQFYIFWPLIIVMLVRKKIEVKGIVFFIVASFIINIYDIYNHPAAAYYSPLGRSWELMVGSLFSVLYTNRMKVSPGVKGKNNIALMGLGLVLVSIFLVPSQKYFPGFAAIPVVFGSALVILYGEGTIVSRILSLKSLVFIGLISYPLYLVHWPLMSFASIITGHASVKVNALCLMIAMMLAYLIYSKAEKPIARKELTVSYYLFSTMIVIPFLSFLLIGSNSRINEVNLPTENEWTFLKSNYNKFGLTEFNDNATGVYTLTPAGKESYYFLGDSHVANLAESLYGRVVGRENPPEIIIAAGGGCIPIPNVYTDDQRRTNCWNMRSAALETINSKEDIKNVVLGGAWYMYFYSRNDYFFQDKGEKYSINVPKGRDLAVTSMMATIKELTAKGKNVFFIKDAPYITDVFPGMHRVRLQPFVSYNSHEKLDFKLEREQSDFLALLAEKAKASGAKIIDIFDNVCAAGQCKLIDDGEYVYADAGHFNPSWLRKNQTVLADIRF, from the coding sequence ATGGCAAAAGGCAGCGCAATAAATTATAGGCCGGATATTGACGGCCTGCGAGCTATCGCGGTAATGTCAGTCTTAATGTATCACGCCTTTCCTATTTTATTCAGAAGCGGCTATGTCGGTGTTGATATATTTTTTGTTATATCCGGTTTTTTGATAACATCAATTATCCGAAAAGAGATCCTTAAAGGGGAGTTCTCCCTCTTATCTTTCTACAAAAAAAGAGTTAGGCGAATTTATCCGGCACTGATACTGACTTTGCTTGGCGTGGTGTTCTTATCCTGGTTTCTGTTGTCAACGACAGAATTTGCCACTGCGTTGAAACATGTTATTTTCTCTAGCCTATTCACGGAAAACTTTCTTCTCTGGAGTGAAGATAGCTATTTTGATAAAGCCTCGATATTCAAACCAACGCTTCACATATGGAGTCTTGCTATCGAGGAGCAATTCTACATATTTTGGCCGCTAATTATTGTTATGTTGGTCAGAAAGAAGATAGAGGTGAAAGGGATTGTTTTTTTCATTGTTGCTTCATTTATTATAAACATTTATGATATTTATAATCATCCCGCTGCCGCCTATTATTCGCCTTTGGGACGCTCATGGGAACTGATGGTGGGGAGCCTATTTTCAGTTCTCTATACGAATAGGATGAAAGTATCCCCTGGCGTTAAAGGCAAAAATAATATAGCGCTGATGGGATTGGGACTTGTACTCGTTTCCATTTTTCTCGTCCCCTCACAAAAATATTTCCCCGGCTTTGCGGCGATCCCCGTAGTGTTCGGGTCGGCACTGGTTATTCTCTATGGAGAGGGGACCATCGTCAGCAGGATCCTTTCCCTGAAGTCATTAGTCTTTATCGGTCTGATCAGTTACCCATTGTATTTAGTGCATTGGCCGTTAATGAGCTTCGCTTCCATTATTACCGGTCATGCTTCGGTAAAAGTTAACGCGCTTTGTCTGATGATTGCCATGATGCTGGCATACCTCATTTACTCGAAAGCGGAGAAACCCATTGCCCGCAAAGAGTTGACGGTTTCTTATTACTTGTTCTCAACAATGATCGTTATTCCATTCCTCTCTTTCTTACTTATTGGTTCCAACTCGAGGATCAATGAGGTTAATTTACCCACTGAAAATGAGTGGACTTTCCTAAAAAGTAATTATAACAAATTTGGCCTGACTGAATTTAATGACAATGCAACCGGCGTTTATACACTGACACCTGCCGGGAAGGAAAGTTATTATTTTTTAGGTGACTCTCATGTTGCCAATTTGGCAGAATCGCTTTATGGTCGGGTCGTAGGCAGGGAAAACCCTCCAGAGATTATCATTGCTGCTGGTGGCGGATGTATTCCTATTCCTAACGTCTATACGGATGACCAAAGAAGAACTAATTGCTGGAATATGCGAAGCGCGGCGCTCGAGACAATCAATAGCAAAGAAGATATCAAAAACGTGGTTTTGGGTGGTGCCTGGTACATGTACTTCTATAGCAGGAACGATTATTTCTTTCAGGATAAAGGAGAGAAATATTCTATTAATGTTCCCAAAGGACGAGATCTTGCCGTTACTAGCATGATGGCGACGATAAAAGAGCTGACAGCAAAAGGTAAAAATGTGTTTTTTATCAAAGACGCGCCATATATAACGGATGTATTCCCGGGAATGCATCGGGTAAGGCTACAGCCATTTGTATCTTATAACTCCCATGAGAAATTAGATTTCAAACTGGAACGAGAACAGTCCGATTTCTTGGCATTGCTAGCGGAAAAAGCAAAAGCCTCTGGCGCCAAAATCATCGATATCTTTGATAACGTCTGTGCTGCCGGGCAATGTAAATTGATAGATGATGGCGAATATGTTTATGCTGACGCCGGGCATTTTAACCCTTCATGGTTAAGAAAAAATCAAACCGTGCTTGCAGATATCAGATTTTGA
- a CDS encoding helix-turn-helix domain-containing protein yields the protein MNTLQFIVFKKNGTLSINGEKYSIPPNHLVVSEDSTQMDDWPKEDCIILTCYPGHLIFLQQDLIIQAAKCRQETLQTESYKKMPLDKMMIACLEGLLSMDSALSAGFLYLYCLGLDKPYFSELLCRFIGLNISHTLFDFFQQNYLRKWPVSRYARELGLSSHKLNALFSERYGLPAKKWLTQQRLKKGCELLLTTAMPVAEIARRCGFSNHAHFSAIFRRHFKTNPSAFRERARHS from the coding sequence ATGAATACGCTACAGTTTATTGTGTTTAAAAAAAACGGAACGCTAAGTATCAATGGCGAAAAATATAGTATCCCACCCAATCATCTTGTGGTGTCAGAGGACAGCACGCAAATGGATGACTGGCCTAAAGAGGACTGTATTATTCTCACCTGTTATCCAGGTCACCTCATTTTTCTGCAACAAGATCTTATCATTCAGGCGGCCAAGTGCCGGCAAGAGACTTTACAAACGGAAAGTTATAAAAAAATGCCGTTAGATAAAATGATGATTGCCTGCTTAGAGGGCCTACTTTCCATGGATAGTGCCCTCTCGGCCGGGTTTCTTTATCTTTATTGTCTCGGGCTTGATAAGCCCTATTTTAGCGAGTTACTTTGTAGATTTATCGGGCTTAATATCAGCCACACGCTGTTCGATTTTTTCCAACAGAATTATCTCCGAAAATGGCCCGTATCGCGCTATGCTCGGGAACTTGGCCTCTCAAGCCATAAATTGAATGCACTCTTTAGCGAGCGCTATGGCCTGCCGGCAAAAAAATGGTTGACGCAACAGCGTCTCAAAAAAGGATGTGAGTTGTTATTGACTACCGCAATGCCGGTGGCTGAGATAGCCAGACGGTGTGGATTCAGTAATCATGCCCACTTTAGTGCAATATTTCGCCGGCATTTCAAAACCAATCCGTCTGCGTTTCGCGAGCGAGCCAGACATTCCTGA
- a CDS encoding DUF1883 domain-containing protein: MSVIRTRLKLFGGDTVVVHCSEKCNIHLMCETQPHNGQMTVGFGEILGVSDTDTAYLGVPYSGFWSVIIDAKSDSPEHSVRYLPA, from the coding sequence ATGTCCGTGATACGCACGCGGCTAAAACTGTTTGGCGGCGATACGGTGGTTGTTCATTGCTCAGAAAAATGCAACATCCATTTAATGTGTGAAACCCAACCCCATAATGGCCAGATGACGGTGGGTTTTGGCGAAATCCTCGGAGTAAGCGATACAGATACGGCTTATTTGGGTGTGCCTTACAGCGGGTTTTGGAGCGTTATCATTGATGCAAAAAGCGATAGTCCAGAGCATTCCGTCCGATATTTGCCCGCATGA
- a CDS encoding general stress protein, whose product MAQHRGGSGNFAEDRERASEAGKKGGLHSGGNFKNDPQRASTAGEKGGRRSNSGRNSA is encoded by the coding sequence ATGGCCCAACATCGAGGCGGATCAGGTAACTTTGCGGAAGATCGTGAAAGAGCATCAGAAGCAGGCAAAAAAGGTGGTCTGCACAGCGGGGGGAATTTCAAGAATGATCCGCAACGTGCATCAACAGCCGGTGAAAAGGGCGGGCGTCGCAGTAACAGCGGCAGAAATAGCGCCTGA
- the wrbA gene encoding NAD(P)H:quinone oxidoreductase, whose amino-acid sequence MAKILVLYYSMYGHIETLAQAVAEGAGNVSGAEVTLKRVPETMSPELFAKAGGKTDQPAPEAKPQELSDYDAILFGTPTRFGNMCGQMRTFLDQTGALWASGALYGKIGSVFTSTGTGGGQEHTITSTWTTLAHHGFILVPIGYAAKELFDISHVRGGTPYGASTLAGGDGSRQPSDEELAIARYQGQYVAGIALKMKS is encoded by the coding sequence ATGGCAAAAATACTCGTGCTTTATTATTCCATGTACGGCCATATAGAGACCCTCGCTCAAGCGGTAGCGGAAGGCGCAGGTAACGTCAGCGGTGCTGAGGTGACGCTAAAGCGGGTACCGGAAACCATGTCACCCGAATTGTTTGCCAAAGCCGGCGGTAAAACGGATCAACCGGCACCCGAAGCAAAGCCGCAAGAGCTCTCTGACTATGATGCCATTCTCTTTGGAACGCCTACACGGTTTGGGAATATGTGTGGTCAAATGCGCACCTTCCTTGATCAGACCGGCGCTTTATGGGCCTCCGGCGCCCTATACGGTAAAATAGGCAGCGTTTTTACCTCTACCGGTACCGGCGGAGGGCAAGAGCATACCATCACCTCCACCTGGACAACGTTGGCGCACCATGGCTTCATCCTGGTTCCCATTGGCTATGCGGCCAAAGAGCTTTTTGATATTAGCCACGTGCGCGGCGGGACTCCATATGGCGCATCGACACTGGCCGGGGGCGACGGTTCACGCCAGCCTTCCGATGAGGAATTGGCTATTGCGCGCTATCAGGGACAATATGTCGCGGGTATTGCGCTTAAAATGAAGAGTTGA